In one window of Streptomyces sp. FXJ1.172 DNA:
- a CDS encoding TetR/AcrR family transcriptional regulator, producing MSTPQGARARARIEVTAAIKEAARRQLAQEGAAKLSLRAVARELGMVSSALYRYFPSRDELLTALIIDAYDSLGEAAERAGAAVSGAAPAARWTAVCEAVRGWALAHPHEYALIYGSPVPGYSAPETTVPAASRVGLLLIGIIRDAHEGPGLAGLPLPAAVRPEAERLAADLAPDLPPEVAVAMVAAWAQLFGLVGFELFGQFNKVVEDREAFFRHAVTGLAHSVGLR from the coding sequence ATGAGCACCCCACAGGGCGCCCGGGCGCGGGCCAGGATCGAAGTCACGGCCGCGATCAAGGAAGCGGCCCGCAGACAGCTGGCGCAGGAGGGCGCGGCAAAGCTCTCGCTGCGGGCCGTCGCCCGCGAGCTGGGCATGGTCTCGTCGGCCCTGTACCGCTACTTCCCCAGCCGCGACGAGCTGCTGACCGCCCTGATCATCGACGCCTACGACTCCCTCGGCGAGGCCGCCGAGCGGGCGGGCGCCGCGGTGTCCGGCGCCGCGCCGGCGGCCCGGTGGACCGCCGTGTGCGAGGCGGTGCGCGGCTGGGCGCTCGCGCATCCGCACGAGTACGCGCTCATCTACGGCTCGCCCGTGCCCGGCTACTCGGCGCCCGAGACCACCGTCCCGGCCGCCTCCCGCGTCGGCCTGCTCCTCATCGGCATCATCCGTGACGCCCACGAGGGCCCGGGCCTCGCCGGCCTGCCCCTGCCCGCCGCCGTGCGCCCCGAGGCCGAGCGCCTGGCCGCCGACCTCGCCCCCGATCTGCCCCCCGAGGTCGCCGTGGCGATGGTGGCGGCCTGGGCGCAGTTGTTCGGGCTGGTGGGCTTCGAGCTGTTCGGCCAGTTCAACAAGGTGGTGGAGGACCGGGAGGCCTTCTTCCGGCACGCGGTGACGGGGCTGGCGCACAGTGTGGGGCTGCGGTAG
- a CDS encoding nitroreductase family deazaflavin-dependent oxidoreductase, with translation MSSHVKKPGWFTVHVFNRAVAWLTGRGISVWGSRVLAVRGRKSGEWRTTPVNLLTVDGQQYLIAPRGHVQWTRNMRAAGGGELRLGRNVDVFAATEVADDDKVPLLRAYLKRWKAEVGVFFNGVGPDSPDEDLRRIAPDHPVFHITVTN, from the coding sequence ATGTCGTCACACGTCAAGAAGCCGGGCTGGTTCACCGTCCATGTCTTCAACCGGGCGGTGGCCTGGCTCACCGGGCGCGGCATCAGCGTCTGGGGCTCCCGGGTCCTCGCCGTGCGGGGACGCAAGAGCGGAGAATGGCGCACGACTCCGGTGAACCTGCTGACGGTGGACGGGCAGCAGTACCTGATCGCCCCGCGCGGTCACGTCCAGTGGACCCGCAACATGCGGGCGGCGGGCGGCGGCGAGCTGCGGCTCGGCAGGAACGTGGACGTCTTCGCCGCCACCGAGGTGGCCGACGACGACAAGGTCCCGCTGCTGCGCGCCTACCTCAAGCGCTGGAAGGCGGAGGTCGGTGTCTTCTTCAACGGCGTCGGTCCCGACTCCCCGGACGAGGACCTGCGCCGGATCGCCCCCGACCACCCCGTCTTCCACATCACCGTCACGAACTGA
- a CDS encoding dipeptidase: MSSNPVAETVASLMPRARAELAELVAFKSVADFTQFPKSESEAAANWVADALRAEGFVDVALLDTPDGTQSVYGYLPGPEGAKTVLLYAHYDVQPPLDEAGWSTPPFELTERDGRWYGRGAADCKGGVIMHLLALRALKANGGVPVNIKVIAEGSEEQGTGGLERYAEEHPELLEADTIVIGDAGNFRVGLPTVTTTLRGMTLVRVRIDTLAGNLHSGQFGGAAPDALAAMIRVLDSLRAEDGSTTVDGLDATGTWEGLEYTEEQFRADAKVLDEVGLIGSGSVADRLWARPAVTVLGIDCPPVVGATPSVHSSARALISLRVPPGVDATEATKLLQAHVQAHTPWGARVTTEQIGQGQAFRADATSPAYQAMADAMAVAYPGETMQYAGEGGSIPLCNTLAGLYPQAEILLIGLSEPEAQIHAVNESVSPEELERLSVAEALFLRNYAAG, from the coding sequence ATGTCGTCGAATCCGGTCGCCGAGACCGTCGCCTCGCTGATGCCCCGAGCCAGGGCGGAGCTGGCGGAGCTGGTCGCGTTCAAGTCGGTGGCGGACTTCACGCAGTTCCCGAAGAGCGAGAGCGAGGCCGCCGCGAACTGGGTCGCCGACGCGCTGCGCGCCGAGGGTTTCGTCGACGTGGCCCTGCTCGACACCCCGGACGGCACGCAGTCCGTCTACGGCTACCTGCCGGGCCCCGAGGGCGCCAAAACGGTTCTTCTCTACGCGCACTACGACGTGCAGCCGCCGCTGGACGAGGCGGGCTGGTCCACCCCGCCGTTCGAGCTGACCGAGCGCGACGGCCGCTGGTACGGCCGCGGGGCCGCCGACTGCAAGGGCGGCGTGATCATGCACCTGCTCGCGCTGCGCGCCCTGAAGGCGAACGGCGGCGTCCCGGTGAACATCAAGGTGATCGCCGAGGGCTCCGAGGAGCAGGGCACGGGCGGCCTGGAGCGGTACGCCGAGGAGCACCCGGAGCTGCTGGAGGCCGACACCATCGTGATCGGCGACGCGGGCAACTTCCGCGTCGGCCTGCCGACGGTGACCACCACGCTGCGCGGCATGACCCTGGTCCGGGTGCGGATCGACACCCTCGCGGGCAATCTGCACTCCGGCCAGTTCGGCGGCGCCGCTCCGGACGCGCTCGCCGCGATGATCCGCGTGCTGGACTCGCTGCGCGCCGAGGACGGCTCCACGACGGTCGACGGTCTTGACGCCACGGGGACGTGGGAGGGCCTGGAGTACACCGAGGAGCAGTTCCGCGCGGACGCCAAGGTGCTCGACGAGGTCGGGCTGATCGGCAGCGGCTCGGTCGCCGACCGCCTCTGGGCCCGGCCCGCCGTCACCGTCCTCGGCATCGACTGCCCGCCGGTCGTCGGCGCCACCCCGTCCGTGCACTCGAGCGCCCGCGCGCTGATCAGCCTTCGGGTGCCGCCGGGCGTGGACGCCACGGAGGCGACCAAGCTGCTCCAGGCGCACGTCCAGGCACACACCCCCTGGGGCGCCCGGGTCACCACCGAGCAGATCGGCCAGGGCCAGGCCTTCCGCGCCGACGCCACCAGCCCGGCGTACCAGGCGATGGCCGACGCGATGGCGGTCGCCTACCCGGGTGAGACCATGCAGTACGCGGGCGAGGGTGGCTCCATCCCGCTGTGCAACACCCTGGCCGGCCTGTACCCGCAGGCGGAGATCCTGCTGATCGGCCTCAGCGAGCCGGAGGCGCAGATCCACGCGGTCAACGAGAGCGTCTCGCCCGAGGAGCTGGAGCGGCTGTCGGTCGCCGAGGCGCTGTTCCTGCGCAACTACGCGGCCGGCTGA
- a CDS encoding geranylgeranyl reductase family protein codes for MSGENSSADGVQQVWDVVVVGAGPAGASAAYAAAVAGRRVLLLEKAELPRYKTCGGGIIGPSRDALPPGFELPFRDRVHAVTFSHNGRFTRTRRAKQMLFGLVNRAEFDQQLVEHAQKAGAELRTGVTVQRVEQHGSAVPDRRTVAVVLQGGETVLARAVVGADGSASRIGAHVGVKLDQVDLGLEAEIPVPEPVAEDWKGRVLIDWGPMPGSYGWVFPKGDTLTVGVISARGEGAATKRYLEDLIARLGLSGFEPAVSSGHLTRCRADDSPLSRGRVLVCGDAAGLLEPWTREGISFALRSGRLAGEWAVRIAEAHDAVDTRRQALNYAFAVKAGLGVEMSVGKRLLTVFEKRPGLFHAGLTGFRPAWRAFREITQGKNSLGEMVRSHPLAQRALTAMDRGQDAPAQDPVSS; via the coding sequence GTGAGCGGCGAGAACTCTTCGGCGGACGGCGTTCAGCAGGTGTGGGACGTCGTCGTGGTGGGCGCGGGACCCGCGGGGGCCTCGGCCGCCTATGCGGCCGCGGTCGCAGGGCGGCGCGTGCTGTTGCTGGAGAAGGCCGAGCTGCCGCGCTACAAAACCTGCGGCGGCGGCATCATCGGCCCCTCCCGTGACGCGCTGCCCCCCGGCTTCGAGCTGCCCTTCCGTGACCGGGTGCACGCGGTCACCTTCTCCCACAACGGGCGTTTCACCCGTACCCGCCGGGCCAAGCAGATGCTGTTCGGTCTGGTCAACCGCGCGGAGTTCGACCAGCAGCTGGTCGAGCACGCCCAGAAGGCGGGCGCCGAGCTGCGTACGGGCGTCACGGTGCAGCGGGTGGAGCAGCACGGCTCGGCGGTCCCAGACCGGCGCACGGTCGCCGTCGTCCTCCAGGGCGGGGAGACGGTGCTGGCCCGCGCGGTCGTCGGCGCCGACGGCAGCGCCAGCCGCATAGGAGCGCATGTCGGGGTGAAGCTGGACCAGGTGGATCTCGGCCTCGAGGCGGAGATCCCGGTCCCGGAGCCGGTCGCCGAGGACTGGAAGGGCCGCGTCCTCATCGACTGGGGCCCGATGCCGGGCAGTTACGGCTGGGTGTTCCCGAAGGGTGACACCCTGACGGTCGGTGTGATCTCCGCGCGCGGCGAAGGCGCCGCCACGAAGCGGTATTTGGAGGACCTCATCGCCCGGCTCGGCCTGTCCGGCTTCGAGCCCGCCGTCTCCTCCGGGCATCTGACCCGCTGCCGCGCGGACGACTCGCCGCTGTCCCGGGGGCGGGTGCTGGTCTGCGGTGACGCGGCCGGCCTGCTGGAGCCGTGGACCCGCGAGGGCATCTCCTTCGCGCTGCGCTCGGGCCGGCTCGCGGGGGAGTGGGCCGTCCGGATCGCCGAGGCGCACGACGCGGTCGACACCCGCCGCCAGGCGCTGAACTACGCGTTCGCGGTCAAGGCCGGGCTCGGCGTCGAGATGAGCGTCGGCAAGCGGCTGCTGACCGTGTTCGAGAAGCGTCCCGGCCTCTTCCACGCGGGCCTCACCGGCTTCCGCCCCGCCTGGCGGGCGTTCCGGGAGATCACCCAGGGCAAGAACTCGCTCGGTGAGATGGTCCGTTCCCACCCGCTCGCCCAGCGCGCCCTGACCGCGATGGACCGGGGGCAGGACGCCCCGGCTCAGGATCCGGTCAGTTCGTGA
- a CDS encoding NPCBM/NEW2 domain-containing protein produces MRHPHTRTTRRRLLGALTAGLLCTAGFAAPAAAARAQAPAPATPALADGLALTPPMGFNNWNSTHCRADFNEAMVKGIADLFVSKGLKDAGYRYVNLDDCWALPNRDADGKLVPDPARFPNGIKAVADYVHAKGLKLGIYTSAGVKTCNSAGFPGALGHEYSDARQFADWGVDYLKYDNCNNLGVDAKSRYRTMRDALKATGRPIVYSICEWGENKPWQWASDIGHLWRTTGDISDSWGSMVSILKQNLPLAPYAGPGHWNDPDMLEVGNGGMTDTEYRSHFSLWSVMAAPLLIGTDLRKASPATLAILDNKEVIAVDQDPLGKQGTVVSSEGGRWVIAKEMKDGSRAVALFNESGTAQRIATTASAVGLPGAPAYTLRDLWQHRGYNTAGTIAATVPAHGTALLRIAADPHWAAQPPAAELGLDGSPLLEAATPVTLTGTVTDLGRTPARRVSVSLTGPGGWTLRPTTATTAAALATGRTLRTGWSVTAPAGTPVGSYALTLTARYRSPAGQQVSDTLPVTASVAVRPPAGTSYLSDLPWLSAANGWGPVERDTSNGESAAGDGHPITIGATVYAKGLGAHAPSDISFYTGRACTKVSADVGVDDEKGTRGTVAFEIWADGAEVASTGVLTNAMPAQPITADVTGAQVVRLVVTDGGDGNDSDHADWADARVSC; encoded by the coding sequence ATGCGTCACCCTCACACCCGCACCACCCGGCGAAGACTGCTCGGAGCACTCACGGCCGGGCTCCTGTGCACGGCGGGCTTCGCCGCCCCCGCCGCCGCGGCCCGCGCGCAGGCCCCCGCCCCCGCCACCCCCGCCCTGGCCGACGGCCTCGCCCTCACTCCGCCGATGGGCTTCAACAACTGGAACTCCACGCACTGCCGGGCCGACTTCAACGAGGCCATGGTCAAGGGGATAGCGGACCTCTTCGTGTCCAAGGGCCTGAAGGACGCGGGCTACCGGTACGTCAACCTGGACGACTGCTGGGCCCTGCCGAACCGCGACGCCGACGGCAAGCTGGTGCCCGACCCGGCCCGCTTCCCGAACGGCATCAAGGCCGTCGCCGACTACGTCCACGCCAAAGGCCTCAAGCTCGGCATCTACACCAGCGCCGGCGTCAAGACCTGCAACAGCGCGGGTTTTCCGGGCGCTCTGGGCCACGAGTACAGCGACGCACGGCAGTTCGCCGACTGGGGCGTGGACTACCTGAAGTACGACAACTGCAACAACCTCGGCGTCGACGCCAAGTCGCGCTACCGGACCATGCGCGACGCACTGAAGGCGACCGGCCGGCCCATCGTCTACAGCATCTGCGAATGGGGTGAGAACAAGCCCTGGCAGTGGGCGTCGGACATCGGTCATCTCTGGCGCACCACCGGTGACATCAGCGACAGTTGGGGTTCGATGGTGTCGATCCTCAAGCAGAACCTGCCGCTCGCGCCCTACGCCGGCCCCGGCCACTGGAACGACCCCGACATGCTGGAGGTCGGCAACGGCGGCATGACGGACACCGAGTACCGCTCGCACTTCTCGCTGTGGTCGGTCATGGCCGCGCCGCTGCTCATCGGCACCGACCTGCGCAAGGCCTCCCCGGCGACCCTCGCCATCCTGGACAACAAGGAGGTCATCGCCGTCGACCAGGACCCGCTCGGCAAGCAGGGAACGGTCGTCTCCTCGGAGGGCGGGCGCTGGGTGATCGCCAAGGAGATGAAGGACGGCAGCCGCGCGGTGGCCCTGTTCAACGAGTCCGGCACCGCGCAGCGCATCGCCACCACCGCGAGCGCCGTGGGCCTGCCCGGCGCCCCCGCGTACACCTTGCGGGACCTGTGGCAGCACCGTGGCTACAACACCGCGGGCACCATCGCGGCGACGGTCCCGGCCCACGGCACGGCCCTGCTGCGCATCGCCGCCGACCCGCACTGGGCGGCCCAGCCCCCGGCCGCCGAACTCGGCCTGGACGGCAGCCCGTTGCTCGAGGCCGCCACTCCGGTCACGCTGACCGGCACCGTCACCGACCTCGGCCGTACGCCCGCGCGCCGGGTCTCCGTATCGCTGACCGGCCCGGGCGGGTGGACCCTACGGCCCACCACGGCGACCACGGCCGCCGCCCTCGCCACCGGCCGCACCCTGCGCACCGGCTGGAGCGTGACCGCACCGGCCGGGACACCGGTCGGCTCCTACGCCCTCACGCTGACCGCCCGTTACCGCTCACCGGCCGGTCAGCAGGTCAGCGACACCCTCCCGGTCACCGCGTCCGTGGCCGTGCGGCCGCCCGCCGGGACGTCGTACCTCAGCGACCTGCCCTGGCTGTCGGCGGCCAACGGCTGGGGGCCGGTGGAACGCGACACCAGCAACGGGGAGAGCGCCGCGGGCGACGGACACCCGATCACCATCGGCGCCACGGTGTACGCCAAGGGGCTCGGTGCGCACGCGCCGAGCGACATCTCCTTCTACACCGGCAGGGCCTGTACGAAGGTCAGCGCGGACGTCGGCGTGGACGACGAGAAGGGCACCCGGGGCACCGTCGCCTTCGAGATCTGGGCGGACGGCGCCGAGGTCGCCTCGACGGGTGTCCTGACCAACGCGATGCCCGCTCAGCCGATCACCGCCGACGTCACCGGCGCCCAGGTGGTCCGCCTCGTCGTCACCGACGGCGGCGACGGCAACGACTCGGACCACGCGGACTGGGCGGACGCACGGGTGAGTTGCTGA
- a CDS encoding MBL fold metallo-hydrolase — protein sequence MDVIELLPRLHLLRFPVGQAYLWRDGEELTLIDAGALGAGRTIADAITAQGRAPADVRRIVLTHFHEDHAGGAGEFAALSGAEVLAHHLDAPFVRGELPGPPPLFEDWELPVHAAAVRQLPQGSPMPPASVTEVSDGDVLGFGGGARVIHVPGHTDGSIALFLPAEGVLFTGDTVAASPADGAVLPGVFNLDRPRLLASVRQLAELDAAVACFGHGDPVLKDAAAALREVAATS from the coding sequence ATGGACGTCATCGAACTGCTGCCCAGGCTGCACCTGCTGCGCTTCCCCGTCGGCCAGGCCTATCTCTGGCGCGACGGCGAGGAGTTGACCTTGATCGATGCCGGCGCGCTCGGCGCCGGCCGGACGATCGCCGACGCGATCACGGCGCAGGGCCGCGCGCCCGCGGACGTACGGCGGATCGTGCTGACGCATTTCCACGAGGACCACGCGGGCGGGGCGGGCGAGTTCGCCGCGCTGAGCGGTGCCGAGGTGCTGGCGCACCATCTGGACGCTCCGTTCGTCCGCGGTGAACTGCCCGGCCCGCCGCCGCTGTTCGAGGACTGGGAGCTGCCGGTCCACGCCGCGGCGGTCAGGCAGCTGCCCCAGGGATCGCCGATGCCGCCCGCCTCGGTCACCGAGGTGTCGGACGGCGACGTCCTCGGCTTCGGCGGCGGGGCCCGGGTGATCCATGTCCCGGGGCACACGGACGGCAGCATCGCGCTGTTCCTGCCCGCCGAGGGCGTGCTGTTCACCGGGGACACGGTGGCGGCCTCGCCGGCCGACGGCGCGGTGCTGCCGGGTGTGTTCAACCTCGACCGCCCCCGACTCCTCGCCTCCGTACGGCAGTTGGCCGAGCTGGACGCGGCCGTGGCGTGCTTCGGACACGGCGACCCGGTCCTGAAGGACGCCGCCGCGGCCCTGCGCGAGGTGGCGGCCACCTCCTGA
- a CDS encoding maleylpyruvate isomerase family mycothiol-dependent enzyme has translation MRVQVSGLPAAGPDGDPLDLVTRSGERLVAAAAALSDAELRAPSALPGWTRGHVLAHVAHSADAYVWLLGLARTGREPGPRADRATLAAALRRDAALSAERLTDLLRESLDQFTGQARAMPAPAWDTVVAALAGWRHPAWYLLLRCLRELETHHLDLGVGHGTERWPDAYVSWALDDTLGTLRAQGFPLASVEAVDLGRRWYLAAQGPSVAGAGHRVLGWLAGRLQAGTLTTGGPARPLPRPPAWPQPPLPGWGRVGDGS, from the coding sequence ATGCGCGTGCAGGTGAGCGGCCTCCCGGCCGCCGGCCCCGACGGCGATCCCCTCGACCTCGTGACGCGCTCGGGCGAGAGGCTCGTAGCGGCTGCCGCCGCGCTGTCCGACGCCGAACTGCGCGCCCCGTCGGCGCTGCCCGGATGGACGCGCGGGCATGTGCTCGCCCATGTCGCCCACAGCGCCGACGCCTATGTGTGGCTGCTGGGGCTCGCGCGCACCGGCCGTGAGCCGGGCCCGCGCGCGGACAGGGCGACGCTGGCCGCGGCGCTGCGGCGGGACGCGGCGCTGTCCGCCGAGCGGCTCACGGACCTGCTGCGCGAGAGCCTCGACCAGTTCACCGGGCAGGCGCGCGCGATGCCCGCTCCCGCTTGGGACACGGTGGTCGCGGCGCTGGCCGGCTGGCGGCACCCGGCCTGGTACCTCCTGCTGCGCTGTCTGCGGGAGCTGGAGACGCACCACCTCGACCTGGGCGTCGGGCACGGCACCGAGCGGTGGCCGGACGCATACGTCTCCTGGGCACTGGACGACACCCTCGGCACGCTGCGGGCCCAGGGGTTCCCGCTCGCCTCGGTGGAGGCCGTGGATCTCGGCCGGCGATGGTACCTGGCGGCGCAGGGTCCCTCGGTCGCCGGGGCCGGACACCGGGTGCTCGGCTGGCTCGCCGGACGGCTTCAGGCCGGCACGCTGACCACCGGCGGACCGGCGCGCCCGCTGCCGCGCCCGCCCGCCTGGCCCCAGCCGCCACTGCCGGGCTGGGGCCGCGTCGGCGACGGGTCGTGA
- a CDS encoding NUDIX hydrolase: MTVVWINGAFGAGKTTTARELIELIPNSTLFDPELVGGSLTHLLPPKRLAEVGDFQDLPIWRRLVVDTAAGMLAELGGTLVVPMTLLRQEYRDEIFGGLAARRIAVHHLLLAPAETILRERIAGREVPADLPDGEIRIRQWAYDHIEPYRAALASWLAADAHLVDTSALTPYDTAVRIADAVAGGAVPPCDIVQTPEPTAETLAAGVLLFDEHDRVLLVDPTYKPGWEFPGGVVERGEAPARAGMREVAEETGIELRDVPRLLVVDWERPAPPGFGGLRLLFDGGRLEPREASRVLLPGPELRGWRFATEQEAAGMLPPVRYERLRWALRARERGTVLYLEGGVPVG, from the coding sequence GTGACCGTCGTCTGGATCAACGGCGCGTTCGGTGCGGGGAAGACCACAACCGCACGGGAGCTGATCGAACTGATCCCGAACAGCACGCTCTTCGACCCCGAGCTGGTCGGCGGGTCGCTCACGCACCTGCTGCCGCCCAAGCGCCTCGCCGAGGTCGGCGACTTCCAGGACCTGCCGATCTGGCGCCGGCTGGTCGTCGACACGGCCGCGGGGATGCTCGCGGAGCTGGGCGGGACCCTCGTGGTGCCGATGACCCTGCTCCGTCAGGAGTACCGCGACGAGATCTTCGGCGGCCTCGCCGCCCGCAGGATCGCCGTGCACCATCTGCTCCTCGCCCCGGCCGAAACGATACTGCGCGAGCGGATCGCCGGCCGTGAGGTTCCGGCCGACCTGCCCGACGGCGAGATACGGATACGGCAGTGGGCGTACGACCACATCGAGCCCTACCGCGCCGCCCTCGCCTCGTGGCTCGCCGCCGACGCCCACCTCGTCGACACCAGCGCCCTCACCCCGTACGACACCGCCGTCCGCATCGCCGACGCCGTCGCCGGCGGTGCCGTACCCCCCTGCGACATCGTCCAGACCCCCGAGCCGACCGCGGAGACGCTCGCCGCCGGGGTGCTGCTCTTCGACGAGCACGACCGGGTGCTGCTCGTGGACCCCACCTACAAGCCCGGCTGGGAGTTCCCGGGCGGTGTGGTGGAGCGCGGCGAGGCACCGGCCCGCGCCGGGATGCGCGAGGTCGCCGAGGAGACCGGGATAGAGCTGCGGGACGTGCCCCGGCTGCTGGTGGTGGACTGGGAGCGGCCCGCACCGCCCGGCTTCGGCGGGCTGCGGCTGCTGTTCGACGGCGGCCGGCTCGAGCCCCGCGAGGCGTCCCGGGTGCTGCTGCCGGGCCCGGAGCTGCGCGGCTGGCGCTTCGCCACCGAGCAGGAGGCCGCCGGAATGCTCCCGCCGGTCCGCTACGAGCGGCTGCGCTGGGCCCTGCGGGCCCGTGAGCGGGGGACTGTGCTGTATCTGGAGGGCGGCGTGCCGGTCGGGTGA